One Setaria italica strain Yugu1 chromosome II, Setaria_italica_v2.0, whole genome shotgun sequence DNA segment encodes these proteins:
- the LOC101770899 gene encoding uncharacterized protein LOC101770899, which yields MEAITRREGLLVEERVDDAKADGWWNWKKTDMVLLGKVATALHLKKIDELDQVNRTRKMAARDLEDQGLVSSDADDEQLPNFARAGSLDGPAPTGHSMTSRSSIPCASHTTLRPRLPGPAIPCRFRVAATRRGVQWPLHVFGMVAVRDSVDRNRNIIFYRTRDDCQTLTEKDQCLVRRVLAVLSC from the exons ATGGAGGCGATCACGAGGAGGGAGGGGCTCCTCGTCGAGGAGAGAGTGGACGATGCGAAGGCGGACGGCTGGTGGAACTGGAAGAAGACGGACATGGTGCTTTTGGGGAAAGTGGCGACGGCGCTGCATCTCAAGAAAATTGACGAACTCGATCAAGTGAATCGAACGAGAAAGATGGCGGCGAGGGATCTTGAAGATCAGGGGTTGGTGTCGTCGGATGCTGATGACGAGCAGTTGCCGAATTTCGCAAGAGCTGGATCGCTCGATGGTCCGGCACCTACGGGTCATTCGATGACATCA CGATCATCGATCCCATGCGCTTCACACACGACCCTCCGCCCCCGTCTGCCCGGCCCTGCAATACCCTGCAGGTTTAGGGTTGCAGCGACAAGAAGGGGCGTGCAGTGGCCGCTCCATGTGTTCGGCATGGTTGCCGTGCGCGACTCCGTCGATCGAAACCGCAACATTATCTTCTACCGGACGAGGGACGATTGCCAAACGCTTACTGAAAAG GATCAGTGTTTAGTGCGTCGGGTCCTAGCCGTGCTGTCGTGTTGA